Proteins from one Cydia fagiglandana chromosome 13, ilCydFagi1.1, whole genome shotgun sequence genomic window:
- the LOC134670191 gene encoding uncharacterized protein LOC134670191: protein MYCCSFLSRLGVGMASMSSTLVETVSINYEDFNESFLTCGTCLCTYDGGEHTPKLLQCSHTVCLHCLTRIAASQTRDAGSFRCPICRELITIPRGGVQALPPSFLVNQLLDLMARQRREVIPQCSSHPGRELLFCETCDCVFCRHCADGPHSDTPCDHTVVPFSIALKRMSEILLYRANECLSKLGSARDAVASELRRLEAAATAADDAIDRHFNELKAALEKRHSELKSAASAAATHKRKLLEEQLKLIDAEKTKVEAECSGLQQQVEVREVSSRAAALGARLGDAAALAEPRENAFLAVDFAHNDAQQRFAEALAELGRVRTSTTFPGLCTLQLESGCVCGLEVSVILRTVDYHGEARSTGGDPVSAAATLDDAPLPCTVTDLDSGHYRITLRPWAAGALTVRVLVFARAVRDSPLRADVAPAAAPLLLWGARGAGKEQLSQPVAVARCVYHHTPWAAGALTVRVLVFARAVRDSPLRADVAPAAAPLLLWGARGAGKEQLSQPVAVARCVYHHTPWAAGALTVRVLVFARAVRDSPLRADVAPAAAPLLLWGARGAGKEQLSQPVAVARCVYHHTPWAAGALTVRVLVFARAVRDSPLRADVAPAAAPLLLWGARGAGKEQLSQPVAVARCPKRREIYVLDAGNSRVMVLDEETFAFKSHIVNEGLAGRSCTGIAVTADGIVAVNWRTRTLTEVSVEGSTLRTIKSDRLVEPVCVACDPNGRRLAVGDNGARCVFVFDARGAIEREVGGGELGLVGGLALAGDVLVVADVAVRVYDASGALQATLAPVPKGRGGYGGVALEESESGRHIICIRSARGRPALLVLEASGGRILAACELADKKPRRVAGLTLLPNKRVLLADLAGNCLRLHTYW from the exons ATGTATTGTTGCTCTTTTCT TTCACGTTTGGGCGTCGGGATGGCGAGCATGAGTTCGACGCTCGTCGAGACCGTCTCTATAAACTACGAGGACTTTAACGAGAGCTTCCTTACCTGCGGCACATGTTTAT gcacTTACGACGGCGGTGAACACACACCTAAGCTTCTCCAATGCTCACACACAGTCTGCTTACATTGCCTCACTCGAATAGCCGCCTCACAGACCAGAGACGCTGGTAGCTTCCGATGTCCCATCTGCCGCGAACTCATAACTATACCGAGAGGCGGGGTCCAAGCGTTACCACCCTCGTTCCTCGTCAATCAGCTTTTAGATCTAATGGCCCGACAGAGAAGAGAAGTCATTCCACAGTGTAGTTCTCATCCTGGTCGCGAGTTACTCTTTTGTGAGACTTGCGACTGCGTTTTCTGTCGACATTGTGCTGACGGGCCGCATAGCGACACGCCTTGCGACCACACTGTAGTACCATTCTCTATAGCGTTAAAAAGAATGTCAGAAATTCTACTCTATAGAGCAAATGAGTGTTTAAGTAAGCTTGGTTCAGCAAGAGATGCGGTTGCCAGTGAGTTGAGGAGGTTAGAGGCTGCGGCCACTGCGGCTGATGACGCTATAGACAGGCATTTTAACGAATTGAAGGCTGCCTTAGAGAAACGACATAGCGAACTAAAGTCGGCGGCGTCGGCCGCTGCCACACATAAAAGGAAGTTACTTGAggaacaattaaaattaatagacGCTGAGAAAACCAAG GTGGAGGCAGAATGTTCAGGCCTCCAACAGCAAGTGGAAGTCCGCGAAGTAAGCAGCCGAGCGGCAGCATTAGGCGCCCGGTTAGGAGACGCGGCGGCGCTGGCCGAGCCTCGCGAAAACGCTTTCTTGGCTGTGGACTTTGCCCATAACGATGCTCAGCAGAGGTTCGCGGAAGCACTGGCGGAACTTGGCAGAGTAAGAACCAGTACGACGTTTCCTGGCCTGTGTACTTTGCAACTAG AATCAGGGTGTGTTTGTGGTCTGGAAGTGAGCGTGATCCTCCGCACGGTGGATTATCACGGCGAGGCGCGCAGCACAGGTGGCGACCCCGTCAGCGCGGCCGCCACTTTGGACGATGCGCCTCTACCCTGCACCGTTACGGATCTCGACTCTGGTCATTACAG GATCACGTTACGACCTTGGGCCGCAGGTGCGCTGACGGTGCGCGTGCTGGTGTTCGCGCGCGCGGTGCGGGACTCGCCGCTGCGCGCCGACGtggcgcccgccgccgcgccgctgctGCTGTGGGGCGCGCGCGGCGCCGGCAAGGAGCAGCTCAGCCAGCCCGTCGCCGTGGCCAGGTGTGTATACCATCATACACCGTGGGCCGCAGGTGCGCTGACGGTGCGCGTGCTGGTGTTCGCGCGCGCGGTGCGGGACTCGCCGCTGCGCGCCGACGtggcgcccgccgccgcgccgctgctGCTGTGGGGCGCGCGCGGCGCCGGCAAGGAGCAGCTCAGCCAGCCCGTCGCCGTGGCCAGGTGTGTATACCATCATACACCGTGGGCCGCAGGTGCGCTGACGGTGCGCGTGCTGGTGTTCGCGCGCGCGGTGCGGGACTCGCCGCTGCGCGCCGACGtggcgcccgccgccgcgccgctgctGCTGTGGGGCGCGCGCGGCGCCGGCAAGGAGCAGCTCAGCCAGCCCGTCGCCGTGGCCAGGTGTGTATACCATCATACACCGTGGGCCGCAGGTGCGCTGACGGTGCGCGTGCTGGTGTTCGCGCGCGCGGTGCGGGACTCGCCGCTGCGCGCCGACGtggcgcccgccgccgcgccgctgctGCTGTGGGGCGCGCGCGGCGCCGGCAAGGAGCAGCTCAGCCAGCCCGTCGCCGTGGCCAG ATGTCCGAAACGCCGCGAGATCTACGTGCTGGACGCGGGGAACTCGCGCGTGATGGTGCTGGACGAAGAAACGTTCGCCTTCAAGTCGCACATCGTCAATGAAG GTTTGGCAGGTCGCAGTTGTACAGGGATCGCAGTTACGGCTGACGGCATAGTCGCCGTCAACTGGCGGACGAGGACGCTCACTGAG GTGAGCGTAGAGGGTTCAACTCTGCGTACGATCAAGTCGGATCGTCTAGTGGAGCCAGTGTGCGTGGCGTGCGACCCGAACGGTCGGCGACTAGCCGTCGGCGACAACGGCGCGCGATGCGTGTTTGTGTTCGACGCACGTGGGGCGATAGAGCGAGAG GTGGGCGGCGGCGAGCTGGGGCTGGTGGGCGGGCTGGCGCTGGCGGGCGACGTGCTGGTGGTGGCCGACGTGGCCGTAAGAGTTTATGATGCCAGCGGAGCGCTGCAAGCCACGCTGGCTCCCGTGCCTAAAG GTCGCGGCGGCTACGGCGGCGTAGCGCTCGAAGAATCAGAATCAGGCCGCCACATAATATGCATACGTTCAGCGCGCGGCCGCCCCGCGCTGCTAGTGCTCGAGGCGAGCGGCGGCCGTATTCTGGCGGCTTGCGAGCTAGCTGACAAGAAACCTAGGCGGGTCGCTGGGCTGACGCTGCTGCCTAACAAGAGGGTTCTGTTGGCGGATCTGGCAGGAAACTGCCTGAGGCTGCATACTTATTGGTGA